TGCTCAGACGACTGAGGGACCCTGTAGCTCTCAGTGAGCTTTACACAGCTCTTTCAGCCTGGCTGCCACATGGAGCACTCCCACATTCTGCTTCCtgaagtttgtttgtttgtttgtttgttttttaacagaaaCTATGTGTTATTAGCAGAAGTTTTATAATTACACTTGAGTGACTCCTAGTAGGTGTTGTTTGGTAAAAATCATCACAGCTTTCAGATTTAGGATCTGTGAATAATGAAGATGCAGGAGGGCCTGTCAGGCTGGTCTTCACCCTCccctgggctgtgagcagcaggtgTGGAGTGCTGAGTGCAGCTGTACTTTAGCCCTTTGGtgggtgctggcactgcagtgcagcagggctgtaaCTCTGTCTGTGAACAGGaggtggcagtggctgctgcaggaacaagAGAccctttctctgcagagctgtaacACACACTGGACAGGCTGGCACCCAGGCTCTTCAAATACATCgtgaaaagcaggaaatttaGTTTCCTGAAGCGATGCACTATCTACACTGGAAAACTCTGTTTGCAGACCTCTGTTGCCTGTCAAATGTCCATTTCCTGAGTGTATTCATTCCCTGAATGctgtgctgtttctttttcagtttcaaagaAGTGTCAGAAGGCTCGTGAGCACTTTGGTACAGTGAGGACACAGATGGAGTCTCTGAAGACCAAGTTTCCTGCTGATCAGTATTATAGGTGTGCAGGATCAGACAGTCAGACACAGATATATATGAGAATTGCCTGGGCATTTGGCATCATTGCTTTGGAATAATGACGTAAAGGTTTATGGGCTGAAtacttctttctctttgcaaagtaaaaatacttttgttcaAACACTAACTTTTCACTAAAAATACTGGgtattgaattatttttctagaaacttcctttaaaaagaaaaagagaacttAAGGAGTTGGtgttctgctggagctgcccttgtATCTGGGAGCAGGGCATTTACTGCTCCATTAATTTCAGTTAAGTTGTTCGGTTTGAGGCATATTTGGAAGCAGAGCTCTAAATCTGTCATGAAATGGCTGTTTGGTTCTGCAGACACTAAATGAAGTTGTCACCTTGGTGTTCTGTTGCTGCCAGAAGGGACAGTGCCTGGCAAGAACATTTCAAAGAACAAGAATCTTGTCAGTTCAGATCTGCTGAGGGAAGGTGGGAGGAAAAGCTCTGGTGGGCAACACAGCCTGGAAAAGTGTGGGAGCTGAGGAGGTATGTGAGAGGGGTAAGCAAATGTCAGAGTCCAGTGTGGTAACCTGGGTGTGGAGTTCTGGAGTACCAAGGAGATGTCCTTTAGCTGGTGTCATTTTGATAAACCAAAAGTACTGCAAAGTGCATGTGTTAAGGCAGAAAACACAACACACGCATAGTGTGCGCTTGTTGCCTAACGCTCCAGTAATAAACATTAATTATTTACACCTTGACCTGCTGTTTCTTCTGCAGGTTTCATGAGCACTGGAGGTTTGTGCTGCAGCGGCTGGTGTTCCTGGCAGCATTCGTAGTCTACTTGGAGTCAGAAACATTAGTGACCCGGGAAGCTGTTGCAGAAATACTTGGGAGTAAGTTAATGTTGTAGAAGAGAAAAAGCTTCTGACCTTAGACATTGTAGCTTTCAGAGATACAGGGAAACAGCACCACTTCATTCCATCCTGAGAAATCGGTTCCAGAGATTATCTGGTGTTTGATTTCATTATATAAACAACAAATTCTCAGAAGATGGAAATTGGCAAACCTAATGTTAACAGAAGTATTCATTCATTAATAAGTTCTTCTTCAATGAAGGTCATTCATTTAAAGTGTGTAAATGCACCAAATGAGTAACACAAAGATGAGAACTTGTTTCTCTAATTTCTTGTTTTTGGCATTTAAAAAGTGTGTAAAAGAGATTAAATTCTTTGCCATAAAAGAATTGTATCTTCCCAGAGAAAagatttgaaaaaagaaaagaaaatgtgtccTGTATATAGATGTAAATCCAGTTACCCTGTTGGATGTACAAGATGCTGAATCAAGAACTGAAAGGCTGTAATCACATCACATACAGGAAAAGACtggcttttattttgtaatagTATTTCATAAATTTGATATTTCAAATTAGCACCAGTAAACAAATGCAATTTAAGGTGGCTGGGTTTGCTCATGTTCAGCACCatctcatccctgctctgtttttGTCTTAGTTGAAGCTGATCGAGAACGGGGCTTTCACCTGGACATTGAAGATTATCTTTCTGGTGTATTAACTCTCGCCAGTGAGCTGGTAAGAAAGATGTCCATGGATGTATTTGGTTTGAAACTGACCTTGAAAACAGAAGTAAtgtgtttttcagctttctggaGTTGTTTCTGGAGGTTATGATACACAACACCTTGATCTGAACTTGTAGCAAGATGCTTCTCTACATTTTCCTCAGTGatacttttaatatttaaactaGTAATTTGATTCAAAATCCAGAACTGTGGTCAGCAAAAAGGTAGATCTAAGTACAAATTATGTGACTGCCTGGAACGCAAGTGCTTCATTTGGTACAGTAACCGATGTGATGTGatgtgggtgctgtgctgaCATTTCTGGGTGTCTCCTCTggcaggccaggctggcagtgaacagtgtcacagctggggACTATTCTCGCCCTCTCCGCATCTCAGCCTTTATCAACGAGCTGGATTCTGGCTTCCGCCTCCTCAACCTGAAGAATGACTCGCTGAGGAAACGCTACGACGGGCTGAAATACGATGTCAAGAAAATTGAGGAAGTGGTTTATGACTTGTCGATCAGAGGACTCAATAAGGAGGCAACAATTGGTGCAGGCGGGGAGAAGTGAAGGATGCTCGTTTGAGCAGCATCATCGATTACCTCAGATGGTTGCCAATTTAGGAAGTACCTAGAGAAGCCTTCCTACATTAGTTTAGAAGAACTGCAGCTCAAAGCTGCTCTCTATTTTCTTACAAAAGGTGTAGTACAGGTGTTAGATGTTTTGTAAAATCATGTCTAGATTAGAAAAGGAGACTGTTTCCAGTGGAATTCCTCTGTCAAACACATGGTGCCGttctctgcacagcagcaatAGTAGTCAGTGACTCCCATGATCTGAGATTCCCAGTAGTTTTGTAGTGCTGCTTCCCTGGTCTGTCAGGGGCATGCTGTGGCTGTCTCTGCTCCCACGCCCTCAGAGATGTGTGCACAGCACCCAGCTCAGTGCAGACACATGGGATCTTTTAAGAAACAGTGTGTAAatactgacttttttttaagatacttttttttcctttttgtttcttaaattttCACCTATGTAAGTTGAACAAATTTGCATAACTGTTTATGGACCAGATCCAGATCTCTTTTTTAATGGTTTCTGTTAATGTACCCCCTGTAATTGAGAAATTAGTGAAAATACTCCTGAGAATTCTTCTATTGGAACTGGTGTCTTGCACCCTGGCATCtctctcatatttttttcctttccaccaAGATTTCAATTACCAGGGAGAGCAGGTTTTCTTAGACACCTGCTTTCTCTGACTGGTATTTGTTTTACTGGCATGAGTAAATGCAGAGTTTAAATGATGATTTGTCTTGAGAACTCAGTGTAACCAATTCTAATGTTTTTTTAACTTCTAAGTTTTCTGAATAGAGAAGTGTAAACTGCTAAACTGCAGGTGGTGTCTGAGTTGTAACAACCTGTACAGGCCACAACTATACCTGTGTCctgggattaaaaaaaccaaaaaaccaccacaaaactATAGTTTGCGTAGTAAAATGTTTGTATCTCCAGAAATAGGGAAGTTACTGCTTTCAGGTAAGTATGTAAGATGTTTGCAAACACCAACAGCCTCTTTCATGTGTGTAAGTGGACAGACTCATGCCTCCCCATGTGCTTGTTCTCCTGTCCTAAATTACTTTGAGTTTTGCCATTCTCCTGTTTCTGATGGTGCAGGACTGTTAAGGAGAACAGCTAActtaggaggaggaggaatacTTCAGAGGATGAATGGGAACGGTCAAGTTTATGTGGGGTTAGCGTTTTGGTTTCTTAGTGAAGATTTACCACTGAGTTAgggggttgttttgtttattgGAAGAAAATAGTTTACTGGTTATTTTGGCCAATAAAAGCTGTTCTTTGACTATGGCCGCTTGGTACCTCTGCCTGTTACCTGATCATCTGCTGTTATTTGCTTCCCTTGCTGAGAGCCTGCTCTGGAATACCAGCATTTCAGTTCATCCTTCAGCTGTCCTTGGACAATAATGGAGTTCCTGCCCTTGGCTGTAGTTGTTCAATGGTGCACGTATAAACACTGCCAAGTGCAAAGTCAAACTGCAAACAGATTTCATAGGcgtttttcttaaaatatttttaaattttgagtgATTTCGCCAAGTAAAACAGGAGAGCTATGGAGTTTGTCCTTATGAATCCAAGAGTTGGCAAGATTATCTTAAGAGCGTCTCACAATCTTTCATGTTTGTCCTCATCCTTTGTATTTTATGTCACTTAACACAGGGAGATGGCAGTATCCCCCtttcacagctgaagaaaatgagGGTGTAACTTCCTGAGCCCTGTGGCAATGTAACAGCTTTCTAAGTATTTCTTTGTTCTtgccctgtgccagtgtttgCTCATTTCTTGACTTAACGCTGTGgcagtgggaggaaggagggagctTAAGCCAGTTTTACTGCCCAAACCAGAGATGGGGGATAAACCAACACCCTAAGGCTATGCAGACACAGCTGTGCACTTCACACAGGAAATTTGTGGTAGCAGGGGAATAGAGAAGGGGTTTCTGAGCATCAGATTGATGTGTCTTAGGTTAGGGGACTCCTAGCATGGGATATGAGGTCATgtggcagggcagctgctggtAAAGGCTTTGTGCTGACTTGTGTCCCAGGTACTCTAGTTACATTTGGTCATGCAGCAGGTCTGCTTCCTGGCACAGATCCTGTGTGCCTAATGCAGCTGTTCACTACATCCCAGATCAGCCAGCTCTTGCTGGTGGAGAtaaagcagtgctgtgccacAAGTGCAGGTACCATGGGAGGGACAACTGGAAGAGCAAGGCTCTTAGGCCTTGCAGAGGTGCAAGGTGTAGAATCCTTCTGTCTAAGGCTCTGTGAAGAGCAAATGCCCAAGAAAGAGACACAGTATCATGTTCTTTGAGGATGGTTAGCAAACACCTCGTTCTTTCCTGTTCTAGGTCTTGGGAGAGCATAGCATGGTACTCTGGGAAAGCATTGTTTGCAAGAGCCAGGCTACATGGCTCATTCCCAGCCTGGGTCTGGAAAAGGGTCTAACTCTCCTTAGGCAGCAACAGGGGAAGATGGGGATGCTTTAGTAGCTTCCTCTTCAGCACAACAGCCTGTAGGACCTTTTGACTTTGACAAGAAATCTTCACATTACTCTGTTCCTAAATGGTGAGTTGTGTTCCTGTCCCAGAGCTAGGAGTagaggaaagaagggaaaaccCAGAAAGACTTGAGTAGGGaagggggagcagggaatggcagTTGACTGCAGATGCTTGATGGCTCATGGTGAATCAGATGCACTTGAACTCTGAAGAAGTGGCTCCTGTTGGTACTGAAtgggctgtgcagcctgtgctggcagctgggaggggagtGAGTCAGCGCAGGAGCACTGGAGAGTGACTCAACACCCAGCACGGCTGTTCCCTGAGCCACTTCAGCCTCAAGTGTGTTCCTGCGAGTGCTCTCTTGGATAGTCTTTGTATTCACTAACTTGTTTGGATTTTTCCCATCTTGATGtcatttctgtgtgtttgctttatttcagtaaaaaggGTACTTAAATACTTGATTAATGGCTCTTTATTTATAGCCCTGCCTGCTGAAGCCCAGCAGATCAATGAAAGTGCTGACCTGAAACAGTTTGGGAAGCGAGGGTAAGAAGGATGCACAATAGACCTTGGGGCTGGCTCTTCAACtaggctctgcctgctggaatTGATTaactgcagccagcccagccaccTCTTTAAACTGGAACTTGTTAGAGGACATATTATTATCACCTCCAGCAAATGTCTTTGTGCAGTGAGCTGGATCAAGGAACTGATTTAGCTGAaacaatctttatttttcagcagtgtttGCTCCTGACCTGGTGCATCACACAGTCCCCCCTCCATGCTGTGCCAGTGTGTTGGAGGGAGGCTTCTTCCTCCCGCTGCGGTGTCAGCTTTCAGTATTCTCTGAGCTGTAACTCTGTGTGGTAaatggtttgatttttcttgcaGTAATTTAACTGCTTCCTGTTTTGAGAGGATTGCCAaggattttctctctgaataAATAATTTGCCTTCATTTCACTGCAAAGTGATTGAGCTACAGAGCCTCACCCAGCTGGTTTTTCAGCCAGCAAGGTCATTACATGCTGGGAGTCTGTGTGTGGATCCTGACCCATCACCCATCCACAGTCCATCTTCTCTTGTTCAAGTACTGTCACTGGATGCAGCTCTACTAAAGAGAGCTGCAGTGGAGGTAGGGGTGCAGCAATACTAAAGAGTGTAGGGACTGTTCAGAGTCTGCTCCCTGCCATGAAATGAGTCTTTGGACTTCAAAAGAAGGACTCCAATCTGTTTTGTATCTCCTGTCTTTGTGCTGTGGGTCAGGCATGAGTTAGGTAAGATGGGCATCTCCTTGCAGGCTTCACTGCCTGTTTACTGTGACTTCAAACTGGCACTTCTGGTTTGCACTGGTTGGTCAGCTCTGGGGGCTTGCCCTGTCCAAGGAGAACATAGCTGTTCGAAAACCAGCCCTTTCTTGAAAGGAGGAATACACTCCTTGTCTGAGTGCTTGTTCACCTGCATATTCACACTCTGCATGTAGAACATCTAACCTGGGGAAAATGCAAGAGCCTGAGCTCTGCAAggtgctctgctcccctggaaGTCTTCCCAGGGATGTGACTGGCACAGCAAGGGAAGTTCCTGTCCCAGGAGGGAAGGGTTCAAACCACCTGGGCCTCCACTGCAAACAAATCCTCTGCCTGATTCCATGCAGAGAACCTTCCCTGAGAGGGATGTTTGCAGACTGGGTCTTCTCAACTGCAGCTGAGGTCATTTCTCAGGGATGCAAAGCTGCACAGATGGAGATCACACTGGGGGAGGATTTGAGGTGGAAAGTTGCAAATTATTATGTTAATCCTTGCTAATGGATCTAGAGCCTAATGCCATCTTTTCAACTCTTTCCAGCTGTGCAACTGATCCCAGTCAAGCCTGGGCAGAGACTAGTGCTGGAGAATGCTCTGCCTCTGTTCTGATTGCCCCAAAGTGTTCTTCCATCTCTGCTGAAGAACAGGAACTCTATTCCTTTCACTCAACCTTTCCACCATATTGTAGAAAGGTTTCCCTTAGACGATCAGCTTCAGTTTCCCAGGGGAGGTGTATTCTCTTCTAACCAGTGCCCTTAAGGTTTGCCTTAAGTTTTTCAACTGTACAATGTTGCTgtaaaaacttccttttttcttcattgcttGTACCTGTGTCTGGTCAGattgctcctctgcagcagcatgtGAGAAATAAGGCAGTTCCTTTGTCAGCCTGATCAGTAAGACATTTTGCTCCTTCATGCACCACTGCAGTGATAGGTCACTCAATGACGACAGTGAGAGCTTTGAATATTTATCTGATCTCTGGGAGGACAGTTTCCTCCATTGCTTTCAGTTCCAGGTTTTTCCAGTTTCAAGTCAGAGACATCACAAAATGAGAGTCAGTACAGCTCCCTCATCCATGAGCCCTGAAGGGATCTTTGACATGGTGTGAGAAGatttaaacttttttccttttgaaagtGTCAGGGACAAGCAAGATAGTGCAAGATTCTCCAGAATCTCTTgctggctaaaaaaaaaatatttctgggacTTCTGCTGCATTATAAATTCACATGCAGCAAAGTCAGGAGATCTGGGATGATCTCAGCTTTTTTCAGGATTGAGGTATGCTGAGGTCAATCTCAGCCTCCAGTGAGAACTGCTTGCTGCCAAACCAAGGCTGGTTCTCCCTCTCAGATGTGTTCTTGATCAAACAGTGGAGACACACTGAGCATCCCTTCCCCATCTGCACTTCTGTTAAGGACAACCAGGAAAATACGGCACCATAAAGGAGAGGATCTCTATTCACTAAAGCAGAAGTTTCTGCCCTCTGAAGTACTTGCTCTTCATCCCATGTGTTTTCTTCAGACTTTCCTACCCAGTCTTGTGACTCATAAATGAGCTGTTCCTTCTTTCCTTGAAACCTGAGCTCACAGAGGGCTCTTAATCCAGTGTTTTGTCATCTTGTGTGTCTGCTTTCAGACTTCAAAACTACATGGACTCTAAAAATAAAGACTATCTTTTGTTGCTTTCCTGGTAAATGACCAGTAAGGCTTACACTAAATTCTTTTTAAAGGTCATTTATGAGTTCTGATAAATCAAGGGAGTAAccaactttctcttttttcccctgagtaGGGGTACTTATAGAAAGTTCTGCTTGTACTATCTGGGTAAGTTCAGTGGGAAGGAGTCTTGAAAAGTAATCTTAGTATTGTCAATCATGACAATGAGAGgcataaaaatattacagaaacCTAGGACGGCCAGCCTGGAACAAATAATTGCTTTCTTGGCTTGCAGACAACCCTGTTCCAAGTACCCTGGGTTATAATAGCATTTTGTCAGTTTGTTaatcagaaatggaaaaatacagcACGACTAATCTCCATAGCTGCCAAGTAAGATGTGTACATGTGATACTGAAAGACCTGAAACTTCCCAGGAGAGGGATCATCTAGTTCAGAAGGGTGCCTGAGGATTATGGAAACCTACTGCCTTGTCAGTGTACTGACACTCTTGCCCTTCCTGTGCTGCCTCGTCCCACACCACATCAGGGCCACAGGGGTTGTTCCCTGTTCATGTTCCCTTTCAACACCAGTAATTTACAGACAGGTAAGCAACTGCACACACCGGGTACATAAAAGGAGCATGTGTTGGAAGCACCACCTCTGTCCTGTCTGACAGGTTCTGCAATCCCACTGTCCCTTCCCACAGCTGTCCCAGATCAAAGGGCTTGTACTTACTGTTCCTTGGCTACAGGCTTTTTAGAACAGGGCTACAGCACCAAGTACACGTCCTGCTCATAACTCAATACCCGGTGATTATTCATAGACCTTCTTCTGGGGAGAGTTTGGCTCAGAGGAAATAAGCCATGATTACAGAAGCCTGGCAGGCAGGTGCTTCCTGTGATACCTAGAAAAACCCTGAATCTGACAAATTGAACAATCAGCCAAACATAAGATTGATGCTAAATATTAAACCTTTTACGTACGTTATTGTTCTCTAACCTTTTTgaacagccaggctggctgaggGTATCTTGATTTAAAGATATGACTGTACAAACGGTCCAGTGGTGGTTTCAAGCATGAATTGATGTGGAGAAAATCACTGTGCTGGAAAGTAATTGAAAACTttccagcaagcagcagctttgtgtGGCTGTGAAGGCCACTCACTCTTTGGATAAATTGGGCTGTTAACTGTACTTATGCCTTCCCCTGTCATAGGTGCCCCAAAGAAATGAAGAGAAGGTAGCTGTGCCATTgtggtttggggacaggagaCAAAGGTGCtacaagctgctgctttttgcatGTGAGGTGAATGGGGCTTGAAGGCTCATGGATGAGATCTGTCATGACAGCATAAGAGAAAtcttcctccagcagctgctctgctcaggcaTCTGtctctctgaaaaacaaatggcAAACTAAAAGCAATGCCTCGTGCTCTTCACTGGCTGTTCAGTGCATATTTTGGGGGAACAGTTTATTGCCTAGTGATTAAAAAGAGCTGGAGGGAATTCCAGCACACCTgagggagccaggctgctgccctgaCAATCACTTTGACAGCTATTGCTCACTacagagctcagctgtgtgTGGCCACACTCATGCCCTCTCCAGATGATGCTAATCTTCCCATTTCCTCAAGGCCAAGATGAAGCACTGAAGTGCTGGATGGTGCAGAACAAGAGAAAATACAGCCAGTAGGCACATGTCagtggtgtctgctgcagtgcCCGCAGCAGTGCAACAAAccctggcagctgtggccaGAGGACAAAGCACTGGGCACAGTTTGAGGCTTGCTCAGATGCTGGGTGAGTGGTGACTTTACAAAACTAGGGCTACCTTTGTGAACATGGCTTCTGTCTGCCTTCATTGGTGACCTGGTTGATCTCTGGGGAAATACAAATGTGCTTGTGTGAATCCTCCTGTGAAATAAATGCctgtaacaaaaatattttgttggtAGGGAATAATACTGATTGAGCTTGTCTTTACCCTGTGGGCCCGAATGAACATTTACAGGCTGTCCTCCCAGATCCATGGACCAAAATTTAGGCTCCTTTAATTTAGCCTCCAGGCTGAAATCTGGCCTTTGCTGTGTAAGTCACAGCGTGACATTTTGCAAAGCAGCGGTCAGTGTTAATGTCAGGCTGAAAAGGTTAAACCCTGTTTGCCTTTTCACCATTGTTCAGCTTCCAGTCATTTCCCTGCTGAGCAACTGAGAGAGGCTGGGCCTTATGAGGCAGTTAATTGTGGCCTCAGTTTTGGCTCCAGAGCAAAAAGGTTTGTGCCAGTCTCTTGTTGTCTAGTGAAAATTTGAGTAGCAGGTTTGTACATTCACCCAGTCTCATTTGCAGTAGCCCTGAATTCTGTTCAGGAGCTCCAAAGAGCAGACATAGGCACACTGCTCATCTGAATGCCATCCATATTAAGTGAAATACATACTCcagaatataaatattaaaaaaatacccacCTAAAGTAATTGAAACAtaattattaaaacatttttatgttaCTCTACAGTATAATGTAAATTGTTCCTttcaattaaattttgaaatacaCTAGATTACatcatttaaataaaagcaaactcTTAAATTCACTATAAGTGGTAGCAGAGCTGTATTTACATATACTTCTGAGATATTTTAGATGCAGCATTATTTTCCAGTCCCCAAGTCAGTTAAATAACAGACTCTCACTGGGAGTGTGCTGCTCTTCCACAGGTTCTACACATATGTGGGGCTTATgtgtttggtctttttttttttttttttttttttttttgctgtgtgcaTGCAGCTGAATCTGAGCAAATTGATACCTACTTGATTTGGATTAAAGATGAAAGgcctttctttttaaacaacTGTTTTGACTGAATATACAGAGGTGAATAGTGAAACATAGTCCTTAGGAGTAATGGtggaaaacataatttttttcagctttcatcCTCTGTTGCAATACTGCACCTAATTTTGCTGAGTTCCTGGACTTTACCTAATGCTGATGAAATATAGTCAATAGTGGAAACCTCTCTCATTGTCAAAGACTGGCTTTCAACACGATCCATGCAATGGCAAGCATCATACATCATTCTCCTGCAGTGCAACATTAACAAGTTAAATTATTATCCTTCGGTGATCTCCTCGAGGGGAGCCCATCTCTGTATGTACATGAGACACAAACTATTGTGAGTCCAGAGGTCAGAGACCAGCACCAGGCTGTGGTGTTTGCTTCCTG
This genomic stretch from Oenanthe melanoleuca isolate GR-GAL-2019-014 chromosome 7, OMel1.0, whole genome shotgun sequence harbors:
- the TSN gene encoding translin codes for the protein MSVSEMFAALQGALGQDQDIREEIRKVVQALEQTAREILTLLQGVHQGPGFQHISKKCQKAREHFGTVRTQMESLKTKFPADQYYRFHEHWRFVLQRLVFLAAFVVYLESETLVTREAVAEILGIEADRERGFHLDIEDYLSGVLTLASELARLAVNSVTAGDYSRPLRISAFINELDSGFRLLNLKNDSLRKRYDGLKYDVKKIEEVVYDLSIRGLNKEATIGAGGEK